The Planctellipticum variicoloris DNA window GCTGCTGGCTTTGGGCAGGATGAGCTGTTCGACTCGCTCTTTCTCGTCCAGACCGGCCGCTTTGCGGGCGTAGGCCACGGCGTCGGCGAGCGTCCCGAGCTCGTCGACCAGGCCCAGCTTGAGGGCCTGGGAACCGGTGTAGACCCGCCCTCGCGCCAGCTTCTCCAGCGTGGCGACTTCCATCTTGCGGCCGGCGGCGGCCTTGCTGGTGAACTGCAGGTAGATGTCGTCCAGCAGCGTCTGCAGGGCCGTCCGCTCGCTGTCGCTCAGGGGCGAGGTCGTGCTCAGCAGTCCGGAATTTTTCCCGCGCTGAATCACTTCCGTATTGACGCCCACCTTCTTGAACAGACCGTCCAGGGCGAACCGCACGCTCACCACGCCGATTGATCCCGTCAGCGTTCCCGGTTCCGCAAAGATCCGGTCGGCCCCCATCGCGATGTAGTACCCGCCGCTGGCGGCGGTATTCCCCATGCTGACGACGAACGGCTTTTCCAGCGTTTCCAGCTCGTGCCACATCAGGTCGCTGGCCAGGGCGCTGCCGCCCGGGCTGTCGACCCGCAGCACGACGGCCTTGACGGTCTTGTCGTCGCGGGCCTTGCGGATCGCCTTGATCATCGTCGCCGAGCCCATCGTTTCGCCGCCCAGGAAGTCCGAGGAGCTCGCCCCTTCCATGATCATGCCCTGGGCGTAGATGATGGCGATCTTGGCGGTCGAAGACTTCCGCGGCTGGGAATCAACGCCCGACATCAGGTTCATCATCTTGATCAGACCGGCCATGCCGCTGAAGTCGGTGTCGACTTTCTTCTTGCCGTAATTCAGAACCAGCTTGATCTCGACATTCTGGCGATCCCCTTTGACCGCGTCCGGAATCTTGTCTTCATAGGACAGCACGTCCACCAGCCCGCGTTCTTTGGCGCTCGCCGCGGTCAGGACGCCGATATCGACGATCTCCTTGACGACTTCCGGAGTCAGCTTGCGATCCGCGGCGATCGTCTCGATCACCATCCGGTAATAGTCGTCCAGAACCTCTTCCATTTCCTTGCGGAACTCCGGGCTCATCTCGGCCCGGGAGTAGGGTTCGCCCGCCGATTTGAACTCGCCGACCCGCAGCGTATCGGCCCGCACGTCGAGCTTGTCGAACAAGTTCTTGTAGAACGTCACCTCGGCCCGCAGGCCGGGCATCATCAG harbors:
- the sppA gene encoding signal peptide peptidase SppA, with the translated sequence MSFLHGARPWLAAIALTGGWLASPLAAEDEKKGAEAPKIETLEVAHIELKGALREGAALPGLFGEVEETFAATLKRLDKARDDDDVHAVVLHINGPTLGWGKLHELRQAIGQVRAGGKKTYAWLESGMTQDYLLASACDQVVLPESGLLMMPGLRAEVTFYKNLFDKLDVRADTLRVGEFKSAGEPYSRAEMSPEFRKEMEEVLDDYYRMVIETIAADRKLTPEVVKEIVDIGVLTAASAKERGLVDVLSYEDKIPDAVKGDRQNVEIKLVLNYGKKKVDTDFSGMAGLIKMMNLMSGVDSQPRKSSTAKIAIIYAQGMIMEGASSSDFLGGETMGSATMIKAIRKARDDKTVKAVVLRVDSPGGSALASDLMWHELETLEKPFVVSMGNTAASGGYYIAMGADRIFAEPGTLTGSIGVVSVRFALDGLFKKVGVNTEVIQRGKNSGLLSTTSPLSDSERTALQTLLDDIYLQFTSKAAAGRKMEVATLEKLARGRVYTGSQALKLGLVDELGTLADAVAYARKAAGLDEKERVEQLILPKASSPLEALFGPLDQETRVRGAAQSSVAEALPDSAKSVWRHWLALERLARQPACTLLPFQMEVR